From Deltaproteobacteria bacterium, one genomic window encodes:
- a CDS encoding GIY-YIG nuclease family protein, with amino-acid sequence MMNKQYYVYIMASKRDGMLYIGVTSDLTGRVYTHKSDLAEGFTNKYHIHNLVYFEVAEDVNSALAREKQLKKWNRAWKIALIEKNNPQWRDLYCDLIK; translated from the coding sequence ATGATGAATAAACAATACTATGTCTACATCATGGCAAGTAAGCGAGACGGAATGCTTTATATCGGTGTTACCTCCGATCTAACAGGAAGGGTTTATACTCACAAATCTGATTTGGCAGAGGGTTTTACAAATAAATACCACATCCATAACCTTGTTTATTTTGAGGTTGCCGAAGATGTAAATAGTGCCTTAGCACGGGAAAAACAGCTTAAGAAGTGGAATAGAGCATGGAAAATTGCTTTGATTGAAAAGAATAATCCCCAGTGGCGGGATTTGTATTGTGATTTGATCAAGTAA
- a CDS encoding helix-turn-helix domain-containing protein — protein MERVLFHNPCVDLSVESIIETARVRVLEYCGNNKSRAAELLKRSRTFFYRK, from the coding sequence TTGGAAAGGGTCCTTTTTCACAATCCCTGTGTCGATCTTTCCGTAGAAAGTATAATAGAGACCGCCAGGGTCAGGGTTTTGGAATATTGCGGCAATAACAAGAGCCGTGCCGCCGAACTGCTTAAAAGGAGCAGGACTTTTTTCTACCGTAAATGA